One window of Papilio machaon chromosome 18, ilPapMach1.1, whole genome shotgun sequence genomic DNA carries:
- the LOC106710356 gene encoding chromatin target of PRMT1 protein produces the protein MFIEKVYGLHATNISLNDRFTMLAAVIPERLIRTRNPQPRRNIGNILNQNLNFNDGDLIEQIARKIQQAKRQAIKQRLRLNIQRQQFNSENNLPGLRRSNSFSSLNQRQNIKNRVFWQQSNNNLSRSASFNNLSQGNMYGQVFRRRGGRVGNQRTRLRGGGMQFGRVMSRAANKPQIRNQVHKQNGRRRLHGRGRGGVTRNQVNEKKIPTKEELDAQLDQYMASTKSALDKELDVYMKNAMEME, from the exons ATGTTCATAGAAAAAGTATACGGTTTACATGCGACAAACATAAGTCTGAATGATCGTTTCACAATGCTAGCGGCTGTAATTCCAGAACGTTTGATACGTACGAGGAATCCACAGCCAAGGAGAAACATcggcaatattttaaatcaaaacctAAACTTTAATGATGGAGACCTCATAGAACAGATAGCTAGAAAGATACAACAAGCCAAAAGG CAAGCTATAAAACAACGTCTCAGACTAAATATACAAAGACAGCAGTTTAACAGTGAGAATAACTTGCCCGGTCTGAGGCGTTCAAACAGCTTCAGCAGTTTGAATCAGaggcaaaatattaaaaacagagTATTCTGGCAAcagtcaaataataatttaag TCGTTCTGCATCATTTAACAATCTATCACAAGGGAACATGTATGGACAAGTGTTCCGTCGTCGAGGGGGGAGAGTTGGCAACCAAAGAACAAGATTACG TGGTGGTGGAATGCAGTTTGGCAGAGTGATGAGTCGAGCTGCCAACAAGCCACAGATCCGCAATCAAGTACACAAACAGAATGGACGTCGAAGATTGCATGGACGAGGCAGAG GCGGTGTTACACGGAATCAAGtgaatgaaaagaaaataccAACAAAAGAAGAGTTAGACGCTCAACTGGATCAATACATGGCCAGCACAAAGTCTGCTCTTGATAAAGAGTTGGATGTATATATGAAGAATGCTATGGAAATGGAGTAG